One window of the Cryptomeria japonica chromosome 7, Sugi_1.0, whole genome shotgun sequence genome contains the following:
- the LOC131073428 gene encoding uncharacterized protein At4g15970-like, which produces MKGVSQRVVRTVSAFLACIIVVGFVSIAIDEQLQASFTPILISMQKLFPSEMDDLHAKDPDIPPYNSSNVTDELKVSLSKAANQEKTVIITTLNAAWAQNNSMVDLFLKSFHIGNGTEALLKNLLIVAVDEKALNRCREIHPHCYLMKTEGVDFSGENLYMTRGYLKMMWRRLRFFGQVLERGYNFVFSDADIMWFRDPFTKFSSKADFQVASNRYRRKATNLYNKPNAGFMYVRSNEKTVDFFNFWYRSKKDYPRKNEQQVLNLLKWDEFRRRRLEFEFLDTKYFGGYCERTKDVNSVCTMHANCCELGLKAKVIDLRNTLSDWEKYKQQEKLGKGKDVLWTSPDACQNSFRR; this is translated from the exons ATGAAAGGGGTTAGTCAGAGGGTCGTGAGGACGGTGAGTGCATTTCTGGCTTGCATAATAGTGGTGGGATTTGTGTCCATTGCTATTGATGAACAACTCCAGGCTTCCTTCACTCCGATTCTCATCAGCATGCAAAAGCTCTTCCCTTCAGAGATGGACGATTTGCATGCAAAAGATCCAGATATT CCTCCTTATAATTCATCAAATGTTACAGACGAGCTAAAAGTAAGCCTTTCAAAAGCGGCGAACCAGGAGAAAACCGTTATAATCACGACTCTGAATGCGGCGTGGGCGCAGAACAATAGCATGGTGGATTTATTCCTGAAAAGTTTCCACATCGGTAACGGAACCGAGGCGttgttgaaaaatttgttgattgtTGCCGTAGATGAGAAGGCGCTCAATCGCTGCCGGGAAATTCATCCGCATTGTTATCTGATGAAAACAGAGGGAGTCGATTTCTCGGGAGAAAATCTTTACATGACTCGAGGTTATTTGAAAATGATGTGGAGAAGGCTTCGTTTCTTCGGACAAGTGTTGGAGCGAGGATATAACTTCGTTTTCTCG GATGCGGATATTATGTGGTTTCGAGATCCCTTTACTAAATTCTCATCCAAGGCAGACTTCCAAGTAGCATCAAATCGTTATAGAAGGAAAGCAACTAATCTCTACAATAAGCCCAACGCAGGATTCATGTATGTTCGCTCCAATGAAAAGACAGTTGATTTTTTCAACTTTTGGTATCGATCCAAGAAAGATTATCCCCGTAAAAATGAGCAACAAGTGTTGAACCTACTGAAATGGGATGAGTTCAGACGCAGGCGACTTGAATTCGAATTCCTTGACACTAAATATTTTGGCGGGTACTGTGAAAGAACGAAAGATGTGAACTCGGTTTGTACCATGCATGCCAACTGTTGTGAACTCGGATTGAAGGCCAAGGTTATTGATTTGAGAAATACTCTTTCTGACTGGGAGAAATATAAGCAACAAGAAAAGCTAGGTAAAGGCAAGGATGTGCTCTGGACATCTCCAGACGCATGTCAGAATTCTTTTCGCCGATGA